One region of Zingiber officinale cultivar Zhangliang chromosome 7B, Zo_v1.1, whole genome shotgun sequence genomic DNA includes:
- the LOC122003933 gene encoding zinc finger CCCH domain-containing protein 2-like, whose protein sequence is MAPGEHIRRDPAAHAPPLTLSGDASGMNYATLHACGLAGLPLDLSPRLFDDGVDSVSHAFSGDDFLMYEFKVRRCPRGRSHDWTDCPYAHPGEKARRRDPRRFHYSGTPCPSFRIGGGRCRRGDGCEYAHGVFETWLHPARYRTQPCKDGAACLRRVCFFAHSPEQLRVVLPSSPRSPGKCGGAVMPASPTSTLAAATMYSPSYGSSSPSSPVAVEDVVAVMSKLRLSEMRSSMPFGTRTVEAGFLATACVPPLSPASRTTEDKKATTNWSLKEAKLLAGRRNEEDEEEAARDLEWVSELVKD, encoded by the coding sequence CGACCCGGCAGCGCACGCTCCTCCTCTGACCCTCTCCGGAGACGCTTCGGGCATGAACTATGCAACCCTACACGCCTGTGGCCTCGCCGGACTCCCACTCGACCTCTCCCCCCGTCTCTTCGACGACGGTGTGGACTCCGTTTCCCACGCCTTCTCTGGCGACGATTTCCTCATGTACGAGTTCAAGGTCCGGCGCTGCCCTCGCGGCCGGTCCCACGACTGGACCGACTGCCCCTACGCCCACCCGGGCGAGAAGGCGCGCCGGCGCGACCCTCGCCGGTTCCACTACTCCGGCACGCCTTGCCCGAGCTTCCGCATCGGAGGCGGGCGGTGTCGCCGCGGCGACGGATGCGAGTACGCCCACGGGGTGTTCGAGACGTGGCTCCACCCTGCGCGCTACCGCACGCAGCCTTGCAAGGACGGCGCCGCGTGCCTCCGCCGCGTCTGCTTCTTCGCGCACTCGCCCGAGCAGCTCCGCGTCGTTCTTCCGTCGAGTCCTAGATCGCCGGGAAAGTGCGGAGGCGCCGTGATGCCTGCATCGCCGACGTCTACGCTGGCGGCTGCGACGATGTATTCGCCGTCTTACGGATCTTCGTCGCCGTCGTCGCCGGTGGCGGTGGAGGACGTGGTGGCTGTGATGTCTAAGCTCAGGCTGAGCGAGATGAGATCTTCGATGCCATTTGGTACCCGAACGGTGGAAGCGGGGTTCCTGGCGACCGCTTGCGTCCCTCCACTGTCTCCGGCGAGCAGAACGACAGAAGACAAAAAGGCGACGACGAATTGGAGCTTAAAGGAAGCCAAGCTTCTTGCTGGCCGGAGGAACGAGGAAGACGAGGAAGAGGCGGCGCGGGATTTGGAATGGGTGTCAGAATTGGTGAAGGATTGA